DNA from Scheffersomyces stipitis CBS 6054 chromosome 1, whole genome shotgun sequence:
CTGTTGGATTGcttcaaattttcactaCAGGATAATTCAGTCTCATATTGAATAACCGAAGCTTATTGTTGGTTATTTTAgatattcaatttcaacaccAAGGATTCGGTATGTTAAGGTTCCGGAACAAGATTGCAAATAGGCTCTTTATGCTTCAAAGTTTAGAACAATTAATCTGCAATTGAACTCGTTCTATCTACTATCAAATGGGTGATGACTAATTTTTAACAATTCCAAGAGTTTCTATTGATTTCAGGATATTGAATATTGCTCTATTGTAAAATGGCCTGTAGTGGATGGGAGAAAGCACTGCGTTTCCTCCTATACAGGCCCAACTCTTCCTCTACTAGCATACGCAAAATGCACCAGGCCAGTGCTAGGAATGATGTCATTTATAATACTCCATGCTTATAGAACAATTATGAATTGCTTTAATAAAAGTTAAAAATGAAATGCATATAGCGCTTCTCATGTTTGGAAGTCTATTTGGACAATATACATTTGAAGGTCAAACGTTGGTATGCTTTGAAGTTCATAATGGTTGAGTTGAGCATACACATAGATAGACAGTCTGTCAACACCCAATAAACACAAACATCATAGCATCCATGATGAaagaaatttcaacttcttaaACTTGCTTGGCGGGCCCTCCATTCCCAATGAGAAGTCTTTTAAGTACCAGAAAGATGCTATAATCATTATGTATGCAATCAAATAGATTGTGCATACAATAACAcgattcaatctctttcttATGAATGTTTCCATTACGAATGCACTTACTAATATGGCGAAGTATAGTGCTGGAACATAGTGATGTAGATACTTTACTCGTCCCATAACGACAAAGGGGAAATAATGCAAAAACCAAGCTAGAAAAGGGAAAATTCCTTGAATCAATAGTTCATTCCAGTTCTCTCCAAGAACACTATATGATAAGATTTGCCTTTGATGCATCACCGCACATGCTGCGACATAAAGAATAAAAATCAACAAGGAGAAAGTTGAGAACCAAGTTATAAATGGATTACCCATTAAGAAGTACTTAACATCATCTGCTCCCCACGAGCCAAGCCTAATTCCAGAAAGTAAGAGTGGCCACTCCCACCATTCGGAACTCAATCTATCAAATTTATCTGGGTCTGGAATAAGGGCATTATTTGAGGCAAGCATACCGTAGTTTAGCAACACAAACTCTTTCCAGAACTTAGGTTTGGGAGGCACATATGATTCCGAAGGTGTCTCGAACTTGTTATTGGAATGGTCTTCAATATTCCACCAAGTTGTTTTGTCCCTGGATAATATTGCATACTTGCAGACTACCTCTCCCTGCTGAAATCCCCACGAAGGATATGAATACCCTGTAGTAGCCAAATAGCATCCCAATTGCTTGTGCTTTAATCGAAAATTGGTTGAAATAGGAtgaacttcatcttcgctCTCGCTTTGGAAAAAAGGAGATTCAGACTTTTCTTGGCCCTGTACTTCAACTGTCCATGAATTTCTGAAGTCATTTACCTCCAATTCTGATATGCAAGATACCTCATAGTGATTGTCTGATATTGGTGCCAGAATAGGTTGAGAATGTAAGAAGCATCTGGTTTTATTGTGCATGAGTCTAATTGTATCTCCATGTTTAAGTAGGGTGTCCAGAGTTTCAACTACGCCTGAAGATCGTTCAAGAAATTTATCGGCTTTAATTACGAAATCATTATTGTCGTCCTTGAAGCCGTACGTTGTTATCTGTTGCAATTGCGAACCTTCTGGATAAGAATGATCATGTGAATGAAGTAAATTGGGGGAGAGGCCCTGAGATCTAAGTGTAACAAGTGAGTCGAAGGCAACCGATCGTGGGCCTTGCTTAATCTTATTTCCTTCCAATGATGCCTGCAATAATGTGGATATAGACCCATCTCCTGGACCAGAGTGGTTGAGCACTAAGAAATGGATTTTGAAGCATAGCAAATAAATTACAAACGGGTATATTATTAAAGTTAATATTCTCGAAATCCaatgaaaaatatattCTTTGAGTCCAAGTTGGTCCGTAGATATTAGTTGGTAGAACTTAATCAATAAATCGTAAATAATGTAGAGACCAATAACAGAAGTTACGAATAGTCCGACCCACTTTACAGAACACACACATCCAATTGAAAATCCAGTGAGTATTAGAGCTTTTGTTCCTTGTCGCGAAAGTAGCCGATTCTTCACTCTAGCATTGTGAACATTCACTAAGCAGTAAAAAGCCAACATTGTAAAGAAGAGTAACATGGAGTCCAAAAGAATAAATTTTGACAATGTCAATGATATCATCTCAAAAATAACCAGTAAACAAATAAACCAGGTAGTCAATTGGCTAAAGCCAAGTGACTCGGAAGTCTTGTAAGCAATTGGGGTACACAATATACTGAACATACAATTGAAGCATCTCATCATTACGTAGTTGCAATTATCACCATACTCTATTCCACTGTCAAACAGAAAATTTCCATCATAGCCTGACAAGTAACCAGATAAACCAACTAGTAACTTTCCTAACGGAGGGTGAACATCGAAGTAGAATTCATGCTTCAAGTAGTAGGAACCAAACTTGCCAAAATGAGCTTCATCCCATAGCACTTTATTCGATGCATCTATACGATACAATCGCACAAATGCGGATAAGGCTGTCAACACCAAAGGATTTATGTACATAGTGAAGACCCTGGAAATACTGGCATGGTTATCATGAGAACTAATGGATAAAGATTCTGTCTTAGAAattatttcttccaagattttCTCGTTTTGTGAttcttgattctttctATTTGATAAATGCCTATATTCATAATCGTCATTGTTTACTGATTTAACTCCTGTGCTGTAAGTGGAGTCACTCATATTCTGAAGAATAGAGAATCTTAATTGAAGATCAGAGGTCTGTATCGAGTCGATCAAATATTACATTAATTTTGGATGCAATCCAAATGTCGTACAATGTCGTCATTGACGACATTGAACCTTCATTGTATTCCAGCAACTCATGGAAAGGTTTGTGATGTTTGTTGCCAGAATAGCCATGCGATATAACTATTTCGAATAAAAAATGAAATGACTGTACATATAATTACCTCACCTTgttcctttcttcttttttttcttctttttaaAAAATCACAGATAAATACTCCTAATGACTGTTCCCTATGCGCTTTTCGAATTCCTCCCTCTTAAATAGTCTGAGCGACCCGTATAACAAATGGTACATACACCCAGCGACCATTGTGTTCGCCCCTCAAGTTAAGAGTCTGTGTGTCACTAGCACAGTCACCAGAATCACCAACGaatacttcttgattttcCCATATATTGTTAACCTTCATGTACCTGTAATTTAGGTTAAGCGTTTGGCATTATAAATCACCGCTCCCGTAGTTAAGGGACTGCTTAAATCTTCACAGCCATAGTTGCTGTGGAAGTATAACTGGAACTGCATTGTTAGGTTTAAGTATAGCGATAGGGCAAATAGCGTTATCAATGTAGGTGTTGTCATTGCTAGTAACATAATTATCTATTGCTTGTAATGATTGCTTCAACTCGTCGATGCTTTTGCCAGCAGTTTCTAGTACTAACTTAGTACTTGGCAGTTTAACGTAATACGCTTGATAGGTTTACCGGTTGCCTGCCTATCAATACTGTGTTCCAATTCGATTACGTTAGAAGCCAGTTCAATAAACATGTATACAGTGACAATAGCGATACATCATATTATACCTCTTTTCTGAGAGGTAATTCCCCGTATACTTGTACTGATTCTCGGTCTATTGTCTTTCTTAACTTAATTTCCAGTATTGTAAACTAGTCGTATATTAACCATTTACATaatcaatatcttcatGCTTTCCGGAATTCCGACATTGTTTTACCAATCGCAAACATGAATCTGTTGaaatttatatatatattatatatatatatatatatcttGGTCCTATACTTGTTTTTGGTTTTTACTATATCTTTTAAACAAAGAGGGTAAACATTCAATATTAGGTGTTTGTCTTCGTATAATCCGAGGTGACCCTCCTCGGAAAACAATAATATCCCTATATTCTGTTTTTCTAGTTGTCGTGTTTGGACAAAAGAATTTCTATTCATCATTTTGCAACACCTTAGATGAGGCAACTGCTGCATTACCTTTCTGGTCTTCAGTGGTGCTAAATTATTTGTGCAATCCAGTGTCTACATTAACTGATCAATAAACAAAACTGTAACAAACAAGGGTTCACTAATATTCTTTGCTTTATACTTTTGGGAAACTTTTGTATAGAAGTATGAACTCCCAATCAAATACCCTCTCTAGGTTATGTTCAACTTAGAAATATTGTGTGCTCGTAGTGTAATCTATTGAGAAAAGCACATTTTGGGGTATGATTTCAAGTTTCCCTTGAGTATGTGaatcttgatcttctctttttgcaaATTGTTAGCTGACTGATATAAAAATAAAATCCGGTTATCCGAAAATAAGTTTTGAAAAAGCTTGGCACTTTCATTCGTTACCCCAAGAAAACTACCGAAAACTGAACAATTATGTACTATAACCTACGAGATGTTTATAGATTAGTCGGGCATATTTACTGTCTTTCCAATCTCAGGTCATGTCCATTTTTCCATGCTTTTTGAGAGCTCTTTAATGTTGTACATAATATAAATGGGATCAAGATGCAAGTATATGTCCATGCGAGTTCACGTGTGTTGATTCTAATTTCAGCCACCAACAAAATCTTTAATTTTTGTGCACACCTATTTTCATTTGGAAGCACAAAGTAGCCTTGGTTCATCTTCTGTGAATGTGATTCCTTCTTACTGAACATTAAGTTGTTGGATATCAAAGTTTAGAATCTTCTGGAGAACCTCTCCAAAAATTAATAACAGAAAAGTACTGTTGCAGAATCATATTCGGTTGTAAACTATCGAATTTTATATTTAGTCTCACGCTATTTACATAAATATTGTTGGTGCTTTATGCAAGTCTTAAATCTAATTGTCATGGAGCATACACATTTGGAATTTGGTAAATGtaaatatatatgtataaATATCACTAGTTTTGGTCCAATTACGCGTTTTCTAAAAATGCTTTTAACAACATGCTTGGCCTCATGTCTGTACGCATACTGTTGAAGACGATTCTCTTTGTTTTTGCAGCAGTCTTGTTTATCGTAGGAGGTTCACATTTGGGGACATACATAGATGATTATGACGTTGGCTTCTCTTTATTTAGAGACCAAGATAATGATATTCCTTCTGGTAGTCAAAAGGAAGCAGATATCGAATCTAATGAGATCTTAAAGTCTTCCATAATTGGAACGCCTACCTTTGAGTTGGTCAAAGCAGGTCGATCACATCAATTTTGGTATGAAGTCTTCTCCATTTTTAAGAACAACAGATttgagttggaagaagatcaaaaaCTAATTAGAATTGTTCCAAAAGACCAACAACTCAAACCTAAGAGTAGAACGAAAGAAgctcttcttggaaaagcCGAAATCTCAAAGGACAGTATGAAGCAATTAAAGGAGAAGCACCTGAATATTTTTAAACAATTGCCGAACAATATCGATACATCTACCTACAAAAAGGGTTCCAGAGGTGTTGTGATGGTTGGAGGTGGTTTCTACTCGTGGTTGTCGTATTTGTCTATTTTGCAAATAAGACATACAGGTTCCAATTTACCAGTAGAAGTCGTCATACCTACTTATGGAGACtatgaaaaggaaaaggaCTTCTGCGAAACCACTTTAGCCAAATTGAATGCTAAGTGTGTTATCCTTCCAGTCAAGTTAGGAACGGCTGTAGTCAGAGATTGGTCGTTTAAAAGCTATCAATTCAAGGCTGTAGCTTTGGCAATCTCATCGTTTCAACATGTTCTACTCCTTGATTCTGACAATGCTGTTGTTTCAAATATCGACAAGTTGTTTGACTCACAGGTTTACAAGAAAAATGGTCTTATCCTCTGGCCAGACTACTGGAGTCGAACTGTATCCCCTCTTTTCTACGATATCGCTAACGTAAGTGTTGTCGAGAATACAAGGGCTAGATGGCACCGATTCCCGCTTTTTTCTGAAGAGAGTCTGATGCCAGAGGGTGAGCAGAATTTCCATGAATTGAAGGGCACTTGTTCTGATTTATCAACTGAGTCGGGACAGCTATTAGTGAACAAGAAGACGCATGCAAAGATGatacttctttctttataCTACAACGTCTTCGGTAATGAAGTATATTATAAACTTTTTGGACTAGGAGAAATTGGAGAAGGTGATAAAGATACTTTTATGACAGCTGCAGTTGCAGCTGGAGCAAGCTATTATCAAGTTAAGGGATACATTCATACATTTGGGTACCTGGACAAAAAAGGGTATCATGGGATGGCAATGGGACAGAAGGATCCTATTCAAGATTACAATACATGGCAAAAGGAATATTCAAATGTACAGAAATATCTCAGAAAGAATAAATTGCATTGGAATATCAcccaacaagaagagaaattaAAGGAACTCGAAGAAAAGTATTTTACTGGCAGTATTAAGGGAATCGATTTATTCTCCTTACATTGTAATATTGGTAAAATTGACCCAATAAGTTACATGAACAACGACGATCTTAATGAGGGTATGAACAGAATGAACCATAGAATGTATGGCCATTACTCGTATAAATCTGGTGAAAAGCAAGTAGATTTTGAATGGAGAAGGTGGTCAGACATATATAATGCATTGTGTGTCAACAAGATTATTCCCTTTCTTTACGGCAAGGACAAGGCCAAGGACTTGGACGGGGCTTGTGAATACATTTCTAACACTGTGAATTGGTTGGCCCTGACATCAAAAACAGTTCAAACACATTAGGTAGATTTTTTACCACACAACAAAGACACGTTGCTTTCACATGTTAATATAAAGTATTTATAATATTTCGCTTCCTATCCAAATATAAACCCTATTTCTAATACTATATCCTCCCATGAAAAAAAAGTAGATAAATAAATGATGATATTGCTCATTAACAGACTGAGAGTAATAATATAATCTGATTTTCAGATCAAatccaacttcttctttaataCAGACAATCTATTTCCGATGCTGAcaataaatttttcaaccatTGCTTTGTCTTCGCTATCAAGCTTTTGTTCTGTATCATCTGTATTGTTATAACCTGGCTCTCCGTCAAGTAATGCTTCTAACATCCAAATTGCAGTACTATATGCCAATTCACAGCCTTTTAAATCCTCTTTCACCAACTCATTTACGGCTGCATTTCTGGACATTTCCAAAGCTCGATCAAAAATTAATTTCTCTGCAATAACCCTGCTGCCAGCAATATTTCCATTGGTAATTGTGGAACAATTCGGTGTCATACTCTGA
Protein-coding regions in this window:
- the PTM6 gene encoding protein mannosyltransferase (Transfers mannose residues from dolichyl phosphate-D-mannose to specific serine/threonine residues of proteins in the secretory pathway), translated to EYRHLSNRKNQESQNEKILEEIISKTESLSISSHDNHASISRVFTMYINPLVLTALSAFVRLYRIDASNKVLWDEAHFGKFGSYYLKHEFYFDVHPPLGKLLVGLSGYLSGYDGNFSFDSGIEYGDNCNYVMMRCFNCMFSILCTPIAYKTSESLGFSQLTTWFICLSVIFEMISLTLSKFILLDSMLLFFTMLAFYCLVNVHNARVKNRLLSRQGTKALILTGFSIGCVCSVKWVGLFVTSVIGLYIIYDLLIKFYQLISTDQLGLKEYIFHWISRILTLIIYPFVIYLLCFKIHFLVLNHSGPGDGSISTLLQASLEGNKIKQGPRSVAFDSLVTLRSQGLSPNLLHSHDHSYPEGSQLQQITTYGFKDDNNDFVIKADKFLERSSGVVETSDTLLKHGDTIRLMHNKTRCFLHSQPISAPISDNHYEVSCISELEVNDFRNSWTVEVQGQEKSESPFFQSESEDEVHPISTNFRLKHKQLGCYLATTGYSYPSWGFQQGEVVCKYAILSRDKTTWWNIEDHSNNKFETPSESYVPPKPKFWKEFVLLNYGMLASNNALIPDPDKFDRLSSEWWEWPLLLSGIRLGSWGADDVKYFLMGNPFITWFSTFSLLIFILYVAACAVMHQRQILSYSVLGENWNELLIQGIFPFLAWFLHYFPFVVMGRVKYLHHYVPALYFAILVSAFVMETFIRKRLNRVIVCTIYLIAYIMIIASFWYLKDFSLGMEGPPSKFKKLKFLSSWML
- the MNN23 gene encoding Golgi alpha-1,2- mannosyltransferase, producing the protein SHQFWYEVFSIFKNNRFELEEDQKLIRIVPKDQQLKPKSRTKEALLGKAEISKDSMKQLKEKHSNIFKQLPNNIDTSTYKKGSRGVVMVGGGFYSWLSYLSILQIRHTGSNLPVEVVIPTYGDYEKEKDFCETTLAKLNAKCVILPVKLGTAVVRDWSFKSYQFKAVALAISSFQHVLLLDSDNAVVSNIDKLFDSQVYKKNGLILWPDYWSRTVSPLFYDIANVSVVENTRARWHRFPLFSEESSMPEGEQNFHELKGTCSDLSTESGQLLVNKKTHAKMILLSLYYNVFGNEVYYKLFGLGEIGEGDKDTFMTAAVAAGASYYQVKGYIHTFGYSDKKGYHGMAMGQKDPIQDYNTWQKEYSNKLKELEEKYFTGSIKGIDLFSLHCNIGKIDPISYMNNDDLNEGMNRMNHRMYGHYSYKSGEKQVDFEWRRWSDIYNALCVNKIIPFLYGKDKAKDLDGACEYISNTVNWLASTSKTVQTH